In the Rhododendron vialii isolate Sample 1 chromosome 2a, ASM3025357v1 genome, GCCGGGAAATGGAGGCACGGCCTTCTTCGCCTTTAAGTCCGAATCGATCACCACGGCCCCTCCCTGGTAATCCACGGCGTAAAACCTTCCCCCGTGGTAAACGACGTCGTGGTACCTCGACTCGTCCGAAACGGGAGTCCACTTCTCGTCCCCGAGCTTGTAAAACCCTAGTTTTCCCTGACCGTGAATCGCCGCGACTGCGTAATCGTGGCCGCCGTCGCCGCCGCTCCACGGGGACGGGGACACCGCCACCCTCAGTATCAGCGTGGACTTGAACTTCTCCGCCAGCGTGGCGTCCACTGCTCCCACTACTCCTCTCGAGCTGCCGTCGGACTGTTCCATCAAGGCCTTGATCGTCCTCGTGGTCCAGTCAtccttgttcttgttcttgttcttcttcttgttgctcTCCTCGTCGACGAAGCGGAGGGCGTAGGCGGCGCCGATGACGGAGACGCGGAGATCGAGCAGGTCGAGGGACTTGGGGAACCACCTCGGGAGGCTGTCGGTGGAGACCTTGGAGAGTGGGTTGAGGGCCTTCCACTTGCCTTTCTCGGCGTCCTTTTCCTCGACCCTGAGCAGCCACGGGAGGGAGGAGGGTTTGGAGGGAGGCTGGAGGAAGTGGACGGTGCTTTGGGAGAGGGAGAAGCAGCCGCGGAGGTCGTGGTTGGGGTTGGGAGTGACGGGGAAGGGGAGGTCGAGAGGGAAGTGGAGGGTCTCGCGCTGTTGCTTGAAGGCGGGGATGGCGGAGCGCCACGACTTGCAGACGGAGCGGAGGCGGAGGGTGTTGACGGGAGACGCTGCGGCGGCGGTGGTTTGGTTGAGGCGCCTGGCGATTTCGAACAGGATGTGTCTCGGGAGCCGAGACCACTCCGGCTGGTGCGGCGGCTGGTCCATTGCTGCTActgctttctcttcttcttcctctagTTTTTGATCGAAACCCTAACCGCTTGTAGAGAAATAGACCACGGTGAAGGACAGCGCAGGAGAGGAAGGTGAATAATGGATAAGATTGTGGACAGACAGACTCGATACAGTATGGTGAGGGTGACGTACTGTAAACAAATATCTAGACCTTATTAcccttatccaaaaaaatatctaGACCTTagtattttgtgtttttatatGTAGAAAAATAAGTATATTAATTTTTTGGCGACGAAACGCGAAGGCAAGCGGGGATAGCTCAGTTGGGAGAGCGTCAGACTGAAGATCTGAAGGTCGCGTGTTCGATCCACGCTCACCGCAATTTATTTcttgctttttgttttgttttgctactGCACTGCAAAACCAATCAATCCCTAATAGAATAGATCAGTAAACGAATCGAGCAGTTcagctcagctcgtttagtaaacgagccgaactcgagctcgagttttcggcaaattcggctcgattaaaggAGTTCGTTTAGTAAATGGCTATACTCGAGAGTTTGGCTCAAGCCGAGTTCGAgcttgaatttttggctcgttaaataaacgagccgagctcgagctcgacaaaaCTCGGCTTGGCTCATTTACAGCCCGATTAAATAGTGAGAGTACTACATTTCGTTCAATTTCATGTGCACCTCATGTACAAAAATACTAGTTCGCCTTGTTAGCTCTTTGAACAAGAGAACTCTCAAGTACCTAACTTCATAGAAATTGAATTCATATCGTTTTATGCATTACAGTTTTGGCACGCACAAAAACAATTTCAGCATTACCATATAATTAAGGTTAGTTTTccaaagttataaaaaaaacacttgtatttttttcttttcaaaaagaactATAACATTTTCCACAATTCAGGTTATGTGTCCCAATAAACAACAAAATTCTCGCCATAGTCCTTCCAATGATCTCCCAATTAAAAAAAGTCTCCGCTCTTCAGCGTTGGCCAACTGGAACAAACCCATCAAGCTATTCCGAATAAGCATCGGAATAGCTTGATAGTACATATTTTGAGGATAGAAAGAAGAAGACGACATATTTGCAACAAAAAGGGTAAAATTCACGACAATCTCCAAACACAAATCAGCAATGGTGTTCTCAACAAGGGTTTCCCATTTCCAAACGAGTTCTTTTGAACCGCATTTCCATAGAAGTTTGTCACTACAAAATTTGGACAATGCTCCACAAAAGCTTACTAAGCCTTAACATAATTCCAACCAGTTACccatatatacaaaaaaaaaaaaaaaactgcatttCAAGCATGATTTCATGtcgaaaaacacaaaaagaacaGTCAACCCATTAACGTTTGCTATTACTGGGTAGAAATTGTCAATAGCAACCCATAGTGATCGCTAGGCAAAACTGGGAGCACCAATTTCTTCACTTCATTCTTCACTTTCTTGTCCTTGCAATATGATAGACCCGGAATTGCCTCCATGCCAATCATATCTATGTCCCTCAGCTTGAAATCACGCAAATGGGAAACAAATCGATCCAATCGCTTTTGCAGAGTCCGGCCTCCAGAGATCATCTGGTTTGACTTGGTATCATACGTCCATCCATTTTCACCAGGCCTTAACTCGGCCCACGCATCAACCCATCCATCCAGTAAAGGAAATTGTCCGTCCAACTTGTCGTCCCAGTTCATGTCCCCACAAAAGATCACATTCGGGTTTTTCTTGAGAGAGTTTATGGCTTCCTTTGCTTGTTCTACGCGTTCCTTGCTGAACATTTGGTCCCATTTGGGAGGGGCCGGACATGGGCTTTCAAGATGGCTAGTGGCAACAACCAATGGTATGCCTTCCTGAACTTTAATTTCCGCAACGCAAAGTTCTCTTCCCATTACCGAATTTCCGAACGGGTTAGTGCTGTAGGATTTTACTGGCAGTTTGCTTAGCTGAGAGTTGTATTGGTGAGCATGTCAGGTCATAAAAAATCATTTACTAGAAAAACTCATCAAGAGGAATTGGAAAgaccatggagagagagagagagagagagagagaggataattTGATCAAGCAACTATGGAAGcaattataaaaatatgaatGTTAATGTTGCACTCATTAAACCAACATTGAAAATGAcagggtagtcctatggtacacaccccttattaaggggtgtaccgtacgcatcatgattttaaacccttggatttcaaagtaaataatccggaccacccatttattaaaccaattaataaaataaaaaaatggcttagcaggtaacaggttgttctctattcattgactttctctccctctccctcatgtgtaaaatactacaaattatataacataaccacaattgttatgacaacacaaaaaattggcactttcttaccacaatgtgtcgtaccaaaagaaatcgatcaaaagatactagatacaagaccaaaatatatcgttgcacaatcaataattattatacccaaacaaaatacatttctaaaatatcacaaattaaatattgtataacttaacatcctaacagtcctgatcgatcattttaaaaatacactcactaacgacatttagattgtacagtcaatttatatttggtatgaaacctagtcctctattgtagttgaatgtaatgtagtcatgcgactgtgacacaataatgacgatcaaatccattgaattttttatgtttgttgattaagtcacctgcgtaattttttgtctcaatcaagtttaggaaactccatcatcggcacgcaaattgaataatagaatgatattttccatccaattaagtgtctagctataagccatcaacttcattcttgatacgaatgacctaattaatattatgtaaaagatagacgattttgataaaataaaataaaaaataaaataaacaccttacgtggggcttagatggtgcattattatattttaatgttgtattgaaattgaacgatgaaatttgttgaagtatgaaacttcaaggactaactatgtgatttattctgaaaaataataacattcttttaaaaaaaaataggaacgaagggtttaagacttgaaccccagatcttttagataaatgtcaaACTCCAACAcattatcactatggtacacaattgagaatttgtaattctaaaggctattgattatataatattttcttgtatgttaGGGCGttattttcaggctaaaaatttgagaagacagaggCCTCAAATGCCTCTGTTCTAGTGATGGGCCTGCACTTATAGATCATATATTATagctatgtcattggtgtaaatcaaaatgtcgattataataattttttttgaaagaaaatacaatgacaataaatttacaaaattatttaaattttacTTCCACGGCCTAGTtccaaggaccaccattaaatttggattggtacGCATAAGGTGAAGGTTTGATACCGATCCATGTgttaaatatatagtgccaattgttaagcGCACCGCCctaaatattgataagattgggtattaatataattaatttcaccaattacaaaaaggagagtaattttcacactctattttttgatattcacacttatttttttgtactccattttagtgttgaaagtgtatgcatttgaaacagttggataattatttttttcgtgacctctcatttttccacaaaggaattttgattttttgaattaaattttgtagaaaaagaatttgatttagactaatattttgagaggaaattgtagttgtatttgaaaatttgggtatagtacttgctttttggtgaatttcttggatgaaaattttgtgcaaaaacttcatttttagtttaaattattgaggtattgtgtagggacaaataagaatttgaaaaattagtatagagggaatcgaaaattaagacaatatggtggaaattttaaaatttgaaaaaataatgtggcgggaattgaaaataattagtggtattgtattttgtcaattataactatcgtttactaaacattctgattgaattttttttatacgacacgttgtgggtatgaaaacgccaatttatggtgttatcataacaaatttggttatattactgaatttgcggtatgatattttgctaataataactatcgttaactgagcatttcaattgaatttttttatacgatatgttgtgggtatgaaaacgttaatttatggtggtgttataaaaaatttgattatattactgaatttgaggtatgatattttgttgattataactaccgttaattgaacattctgattgaatttttttatacgacacgttgtggatatgaaacgtcaatttatggtgttgtcataacaaatttggttatattactaaatttgtggtattttagacatgtgttattacggaatattttaattaatttcctttggtacgacacattgtggtaagaaaacgtcaatttatggtattgtcataacaattatggtttgttataaaatttgtggtatttaaatatatttccttttgatatgacacgttgtgttaagaaaatgacaattttaggtgttgtcataataattgtggttattttctaaaatttgtggcattttacaaatatttttggcttgggtataacaatttttgattctggtacgacatattttgattttgttacggaatatcatatgagtcaaaaaaatttggtacgattcattgtggtaagataatgccaatttatggtgttgttataacatttgtggtaacattattaaatttttgatattgtacgcatatatttggttagggtacaagtattatggattttagtacgaataattatagttacataataacaatattttttaattatgggtaacctgctaatgacttgttcaacaggtaaattttaatgtacaagtcgtaactagaatcataaatatacattagaaaaccaaaaattggcataatgaaaatcacaaattatcATAATTTAAGCATACgatataccctgtgtaccatagcttcctcccaaaaaaaaagggtgaatGATCAGACTTGCAAAGTATTTGAGCATCAAGTTACAAATGACTTAAGGAATTAAACCATAATAAATGATATTGGACTCGAGCAACATTCTGAGAAGTTCAGATACCTCATAACGCATTCCAACATTTTCATACTTGATAAGCTAGATGAAATGAAGCGCAGGTATGGATACAGGGTACGGGAATATGACAAAAACCTAAAAATGTAGGGTAAGGGTTTGGGTATGAATGCCAaaaattttatataattttctatattttcagCATGCTATAGAACATGGCCTTATATATCGACAGACGTCCCACCTCCACTCATTAAACTTGTACTTTCTAGACTAAACCTTTTTTCTCCTATGTGTGGGTACTTCAAATTAGTTCTTTGGCAAATAACATTAGGAGGAAAAAAACAGCTATTAACAATTAAGTATCCAGTACATTAAAAAAAACGTGAACAGGCGCACCGGAGCCATGCCCATACCGTACTCATGGCATACCGGCGCCGTACCCAGATACCAAAACGTACCCGACATGTTTTTGACGTACCGGGAAGTATTAGGGTACTAGAGCCGTACCCATACCCGGTACTCGTACAACATGTTTGGTGTACCCATGATTCATAGACTAGATAATACACTTGCATAAGGGCCAATGGATCCTAGTATGCCTTAGAAACATAAATAAGAATTGTAGCGTCAAATTTGTGTGTTCTTGTGTAAGGCTGTTTGGTGTTGAACCAAGTGTCCTGTTACGGGAAAGTTATACATATCTCACCTGCATGCAGAAGTATGATCGTGTAAATGCCATCTCATTTGCAACTGAGCAACGGTACGCTTTCCACCAACTCGATTGCTGGAAAATGTCGTAGATATTGGGTGTAACCTCCTGCAGAGCCACGTGGCCATAAGAACCATGAAAACTCATAAAAACATTAGAGATTGTTAAATGGTATGGAAATTAGAAAAACCTGGAAACATATCAGATCTGGGGAATGCATTTGAATAAGGTCACCCAGAGCTTTCATCCTCTTATGCATCTCCAAGTCTTCCCGAAACCAGACATTGTAACTCAAAATCTTCAATGTTTTGGAAGCACTTCGCAATGTATTGTCATCTGCACTTATCAATAAACTATCATGTCCTTCTCCACATTTAAATTTATCTTCAATGACAGGCAACTCATGAATCCAAAGATTTGGTAATCACAAATGCTCAAAATAGAAAAGACAATAGAGCATGACTATAGTAGTGAATATGATTTCCTGCAAGCAAACTCAATTCCCTAATATTCACCCTGATGTATTCATGCACAAATAACAAGAACTCATTATTAAGTAGTAATTTTAAGTCTGAAACAACTCTAAAGTCTAATTATATACCCTTGTCTGATGAAAACTGAGGGTGTACATCCAGAATCAGTCAAGATTCGAAGTGAGCTAACCCCCACTATCAGAAGCCTTAACTTTAGAAGTGAATTAACTCTTATCCACACAGACTTAACAATCTCAAAATGCTCGGTCAAGGAGAACATATTTACACCATAAATTGTCTTCCAGCATCTGCAAAGAGCATGCTTGAAGGCACCTACATTGTCAGCTACAGAATacttccattttgtttttcttattatACTTCTCCAACCCCTCGGATCAACAAGTACCACTAATACACTGCATATACTTAATCTGGAATAATGCACTATAAAACACCAC is a window encoding:
- the LOC131310828 gene encoding putative F-box protein At5g60060; this translates as MDQPPHQPEWSRLPRHILFEIARRLNQTTAAAASPVNTLRLRSVCKSWRSAIPAFKQQRETLHFPLDLPFPVTPNPNHDLRGCFSLSQSTVHFLQPPSKPSSLPWLLRVEEKDAEKGKWKALNPLSKVSTDSLPRWFPKSLDLLDLRVSVIGAAYALRFVDEESNKKKNKNKNKDDWTTRTIKALMEQSDGSSRGVVGAVDATLAEKFKSTLILRVAVSPSPWSGGDGGHDYAVAAIHGQGKLGFYKLGDEKWTPVSDESRYHDVVYHGGRFYAVDYQGGAVVIDSDLKAKKAVPPFPGNGQAPRGGQIKSLVESGDGQLYLVDKYPGSIREVHVKVYKLDETKKEWERVHRLNDQVFFVGDDCSCSVSAQDFPALKGNCVYFPVKCYNVYGGEDVCDGVQDLESGVCGPVEVFQPDRMTMFTLPTWLKPKPRASKK
- the LOC131310819 gene encoding uncharacterized protein LOC131310819, translated to MWNCCTKLKHLLSLQTLNPRKTLPHFPPRSMATWTCSKCTFTNPPSQKPNCLICLSPSPSLSLSPFSSPSSSSAPKWACKACTFLNPYRTTNCEICGARASSALSLHELDEDELDSSIGSVFLPLRACNKRKNREESAVEIDGARVESGEFRGDKAANKGVILLDDNTLRSASKTLKILSYNVWFREDLEMHKRMKALGDLIQMHSPDLICFQEVTPNIYDIFQQSSWWKAYRCSVANEMAFTRSYFCMQLSKLPVKSYSTNPFGNSVMGRELCVAEIKVQEGIPLVVATSHLESPCPAPPKWDQMFSKERVEQAKEAINSLKKNPNVIFCGDMNWDDKLDGQFPLLDGWVDAWAELRPGENGWTYDTKSNQMISGGRTLQKRLDRFVSHLRDFKLRDIDMIGMEAIPGLSYCKDKKVKNEVKKLVLPVLPSDHYGLLLTISTQ